The Metabacillus sediminilitoris genome window below encodes:
- the cstA gene encoding carbon starvation protein CstA → MNAVTIVIASMCILMIAYRLYGTFMAVKVLKLNDAKPTPAHELNDGKDYVPTNKWVTFGHHFAAIAAAGPLVGPILAAQFGYLPGLLWLLIGAVIGGAVHDAVVLFASMRKKGKSLSEVAKEELGPVAGFCTGLAMLFIITITMAGLSMVVLHALENNPWGTFAVGITIPIAMGVGLFYKKTGNLKLASTVGFILLMIGVFAGPSIQGTALGDFLTLDSKTLAIILPIYAFFAAALPVWLLLAPRDYLSSFMKIGVFIALIIGVFIINPSIHFPAVTEFVGGGGPILAGPVWPFISITIACGAISGFHAFVGSGTTPKMLDRWSDIKVVGFGAMLVECLVGIMALIAATALQPADYFAINSTPEVFKTLGMEVVHLPELAREIGLDLEGRTGGAVTLAVGMTYIFTSIPWFDTLSSYFFQFVIMFEAVFILTAIDAGTRVARYLIQDFFGEFYQPLKKTDWLPGNIIASALACFMWGYLLYSGDIGSVWALFGVSNQLMASIGLIIGATVILKMADKRRYMLTCLIPLAYLFITVNYAGYWMVKNVYLNPAAAGFNVLNAILSIIMLILGVIILVSAIKKWMELWNTPRVQMDVTSVS, encoded by the coding sequence ATGAATGCGGTTACAATAGTTATTGCTTCGATGTGTATATTAATGATTGCTTATCGTCTTTATGGGACATTCATGGCTGTTAAGGTTTTAAAGCTCAATGATGCTAAACCTACTCCAGCACATGAATTAAATGATGGGAAAGACTATGTCCCAACAAATAAATGGGTAACGTTCGGACATCACTTTGCTGCGATTGCAGCAGCTGGTCCACTTGTAGGACCAATCTTAGCAGCTCAATTTGGTTATCTTCCAGGCTTGCTCTGGTTATTAATTGGGGCAGTTATTGGTGGGGCTGTACATGATGCAGTTGTTCTTTTTGCGTCAATGCGAAAAAAAGGCAAATCACTTTCTGAAGTAGCAAAAGAAGAACTTGGACCTGTTGCAGGTTTCTGTACAGGACTTGCGATGTTGTTTATTATTACAATTACAATGGCTGGTTTGTCCATGGTTGTGCTTCATGCTCTTGAAAATAACCCATGGGGAACGTTTGCAGTAGGAATTACCATTCCAATTGCGATGGGTGTAGGTTTGTTTTACAAGAAAACAGGAAACTTAAAATTAGCTTCAACAGTTGGCTTTATTTTGCTTATGATTGGGGTTTTTGCAGGACCATCCATACAAGGTACTGCACTTGGAGATTTCTTAACACTTGATTCAAAAACATTGGCTATTATTTTACCTATTTATGCTTTCTTTGCAGCAGCTTTACCAGTATGGCTTTTACTTGCACCAAGGGATTACTTAAGCAGCTTTATGAAAATTGGTGTATTTATCGCTTTAATTATTGGAGTGTTCATTATTAATCCTTCGATCCACTTTCCAGCAGTAACAGAGTTTGTTGGCGGAGGCGGACCGATTTTAGCAGGACCAGTGTGGCCGTTCATTTCAATAACGATCGCATGTGGAGCCATTTCTGGATTCCATGCCTTCGTTGGTTCAGGTACAACACCAAAAATGCTCGATCGTTGGAGTGATATTAAAGTAGTCGGTTTTGGAGCAATGCTTGTTGAATGTTTAGTAGGAATCATGGCACTAATTGCAGCTACTGCTCTACAGCCTGCTGATTATTTTGCGATTAACTCAACACCTGAAGTATTTAAAACATTAGGAATGGAAGTTGTTCACTTGCCAGAACTAGCACGTGAAATTGGATTAGATTTAGAAGGTAGAACTGGTGGGGCCGTAACATTGGCTGTAGGGATGACGTATATCTTTACAAGCATACCTTGGTTTGATACCTTATCATCTTACTTCTTTCAATTTGTTATTATGTTTGAAGCCGTCTTTATCTTAACGGCAATCGATGCAGGCACACGTGTAGCTCGTTATCTCATTCAAGATTTCTTCGGTGAATTTTATCAGCCATTGAAAAAAACGGATTGGCTGCCTGGAAACATTATTGCGAGTGCATTAGCATGTTTTATGTGGGGATATCTTCTTTATTCAGGGGACATTGGTTCCGTTTGGGCATTATTTGGTGTATCCAACCAGCTTATGGCCTCAATCGGGTTAATTATTGGTGCGACTGTTATTTTGAAAATGGCAGATAAACGGAGATATATGTTAACATGTCTCATCCCGCTTGCCTATTTGTTTATTACAGTAAACTATGCAGGCTATTGGATGGTGAAAAATGTTTACTTAAACCCAGCTGCAGCAGGTTTCAATGTTCTGAATGCAATATTATCAATTATCATGCTCATTTTGGGTGTCATCATATTAGTATCTGCTATTAAAAAGTGGATGGAACTTTGGAACACGCCACGTGTACAAATGGATGTTACATCAGTATCTTAA
- a CDS encoding LytR/AlgR family response regulator transcription factor, whose translation MIKAFVVDDEPLARDELAYLLRRTKQVEIVGEAESIDDAIGKIFEVEVDVLFLDIQLAGESGLDLASKILQQKHRPEIVFATAFDEYALKAFDLHAIDYLLKPFDETRVQTTIQKLAKILRTKKNMNGAKISNRTEGNDRLAITVDERIVIINVNELLYIGTIDGKTIVVTEKNKYQVSEPLISFERKLQSHQILRVHRAFLINIYAIVEIEPWFHSTYNLIMKDGEKVPVSRTYTKDLKQLLDF comes from the coding sequence ATGATTAAGGCATTTGTCGTTGATGATGAGCCATTAGCTAGAGATGAGTTAGCATATTTATTACGCCGAACAAAACAAGTGGAAATTGTGGGTGAGGCAGAATCGATTGACGATGCAATTGGAAAGATATTTGAGGTGGAAGTGGATGTCCTTTTTTTAGATATTCAGTTAGCAGGTGAAAGTGGATTGGATTTAGCTAGTAAGATTCTTCAACAAAAACATCGGCCGGAAATTGTCTTTGCAACTGCATTTGATGAATACGCATTAAAAGCATTTGACTTGCATGCAATTGACTATTTATTAAAGCCATTCGATGAAACGAGAGTTCAAACAACAATCCAAAAATTAGCAAAAATTCTGCGTACAAAGAAAAATATGAATGGAGCAAAAATAAGCAATCGGACTGAAGGGAATGACCGGCTAGCGATAACAGTTGATGAACGAATAGTCATCATCAACGTAAATGAACTATTATATATTGGAACAATTGATGGAAAAACAATCGTTGTTACGGAAAAAAATAAATATCAAGTCAGTGAACCACTCATTAGCTTTGAACGAAAGCTTCAATCACATCAAATCTTACGTGTTCATAGAGCATTTTTAATAAATATATATGCAATTGTAGAAATTGAGCCGTGGTTTCACTCCACCTATAATCTCATTATGAAAGACGGGGAAAAAGTACCGGTAAGTCGAACATATACAAAGGATCTAAAACAATTGCTGGATTTTTAA
- a CDS encoding sensor histidine kinase, whose amino-acid sequence MIELLPLMIERVGILVIVAFLLSKMQSFRQIIHNEHTFTEKISLIMIFGLFGIISNYTGVLINNGAIMAQAWNADGDIDGAIANTRIMGVVIGGLLGGPFVGLGVGVIAGVHRLTLGGFTAIACALSTIIAGIATGVIGKRFGIRKNRSPYGAVVIGILMECMQMGIILLIAKPYESALNLVEVIAIPMIVINAFGTLLFIFIIQNIFLEKERLSALQTQKALYIAQQTLPFFRQGLNPHSCKEVAEIMLKGTNADAIAITNQERALAHVGVGLDHHNPSHQLATRLTKRVLESGEVEVAKSRSEIQCFKEDCPLQAAIVLPLKAHDQTVGSLKIYYTQPSKLDTVEKELAEGLSRLFSTQLELAEAELQRKLLKDAEIKALHAQVHPHFFFNAMNTISSLIRTDADKARKLLLNFSTFFRSNLQGARQILIPLEKELEHVEAYLTLEQARYPDKYQVEMKIDPALKSVLIPPFTLQPLVENSIRHAFPKMKNGKVAVTAQIKNGKMVLITEDNGMGIPQNLTGLIGKETVHSDEGTGTALWNIKKRIEELYGQEGSFTISSGQDCGTKVSMILPLTIEPMGELR is encoded by the coding sequence ATGATTGAATTATTGCCTTTAATGATAGAGCGAGTTGGTATTCTTGTTATTGTTGCGTTTTTGCTTTCTAAGATGCAATCTTTTCGCCAAATCATCCATAATGAGCATACTTTTACTGAAAAAATAAGTTTAATTATGATATTTGGTCTATTTGGCATCATTAGCAATTACACTGGAGTATTAATTAATAATGGAGCAATTATGGCGCAAGCATGGAATGCTGATGGCGATATTGATGGAGCAATAGCCAATACAAGAATTATGGGTGTTGTCATCGGGGGGTTACTTGGTGGTCCATTTGTAGGTTTAGGTGTAGGTGTTATCGCAGGTGTGCACCGTCTAACACTAGGTGGGTTTACAGCTATTGCCTGTGCTCTATCTACAATAATTGCTGGAATCGCCACAGGGGTTATAGGAAAACGATTCGGAATTAGAAAAAATAGATCACCTTATGGAGCTGTGGTGATCGGGATTTTAATGGAATGTATGCAGATGGGGATTATCCTATTGATTGCGAAGCCATATGAATCCGCTCTCAATCTTGTTGAAGTAATTGCTATTCCGATGATTGTTATTAATGCTTTTGGAACGTTATTATTTATTTTTATCATTCAAAACATATTTCTTGAGAAAGAACGGCTAAGTGCATTACAAACACAAAAAGCTCTTTATATTGCACAGCAAACGCTTCCTTTTTTTCGCCAAGGGTTAAACCCGCATTCCTGCAAAGAAGTTGCCGAAATTATGCTAAAGGGAACAAATGCTGATGCAATTGCGATTACAAATCAAGAACGTGCCCTTGCACATGTTGGAGTAGGTTTAGACCATCATAACCCATCTCACCAACTTGCAACTAGATTGACTAAGAGAGTACTAGAATCAGGGGAAGTAGAAGTTGCCAAGTCGAGAAGTGAAATACAATGTTTTAAAGAAGACTGCCCTTTACAGGCTGCAATTGTATTGCCTTTAAAAGCACATGATCAGACAGTAGGTTCTTTAAAGATTTATTATACCCAGCCAAGCAAATTAGATACAGTTGAGAAGGAGCTAGCTGAAGGTCTAAGCAGGCTTTTTTCAACACAGTTAGAGCTTGCAGAAGCAGAATTGCAAAGGAAACTATTGAAGGATGCGGAAATTAAAGCGCTACATGCGCAAGTTCATCCCCACTTCTTTTTTAATGCAATGAATACCATTTCAAGTCTAATTCGTACAGATGCGGATAAAGCAAGAAAGCTCTTATTAAATTTTAGTACATTTTTTCGAAGCAACCTGCAAGGTGCGAGGCAAATTTTAATACCGCTTGAAAAAGAACTTGAACATGTGGAAGCATATTTAACCTTAGAACAAGCTCGCTATCCTGATAAATACCAAGTTGAGATGAAGATAGATCCAGCGTTAAAGTCTGTTTTAATCCCGCCGTTTACTTTACAGCCATTAGTGGAAAATTCCATTCGTCACGCTTTTCCAAAGATGAAAAACGGAAAGGTGGCGGTTACTGCACAGATAAAAAACGGGAAAATGGTCCTTATCACAGAGGACAACGGTATGGGAATTCCTCAGAACTTAACTGGTTTAATCGGAAAAGAAACCGTTCATTCTGATGAAGGAACTGGAACAGCACTATGGAACATTAAAAAGCGAATTGAAGAGTTATATGGACAAGAAGGATCGTTTACGATCAGCAGTGGACAAGATTGTGGGACAAAAGTGTCTATGATATTACCTTTAACAATTGAGCCAATGGGGGAATTAAGATGA
- a CDS encoding cation:dicarboxylate symporter family transporter, which produces MKRIGLAWQILIGLILGIIVGAIFYGNPQVAAYLQPIGDIFLRLIKMIVIPIVISSIIVGIASVGDTKKLGRLGGKTILYFEIITTIAIILGLVVANLFQPGAGVDMGSIQKTDINSYVETAENVETHGIAETFVNIVPSNIFTAFIEGDMLAIIFFSVLFGFALTAIGERGKPVLAFFQGTADAMFYMTNQIMKFAPFGVFALIGVTISKFGLESLIPLGKLVITVYLTMAFFIIVVLGIVAKMAGVNIFKFIQLIKDELLLAYSTASSETVLPRIMEKMIKFGCPRGIASFVIPTGYSFNLDGSTLYQALAAVFIAQMYGIDLSLSQQISLMLVLMVTSKGIAGVPGVSFVVLLATLGTVGIPIEGLAFIAGIDRILDMARTAVNVVGNSLAAVVISKWEGEFKPNSSSKQVA; this is translated from the coding sequence TTGAAAAGAATTGGACTTGCTTGGCAAATTCTCATCGGTTTAATTCTTGGGATTATTGTTGGAGCGATCTTTTATGGTAATCCACAAGTAGCTGCATATTTACAGCCGATCGGTGATATATTTTTAAGATTAATAAAAATGATTGTTATACCAATTGTCATCTCAAGTATTATTGTTGGGATTGCAAGTGTTGGCGATACAAAAAAACTTGGCCGTTTAGGTGGTAAGACGATCCTCTACTTTGAAATCATTACGACAATCGCTATTATACTTGGTCTGGTTGTTGCGAACTTATTCCAGCCTGGTGCTGGAGTGGATATGGGATCTATTCAAAAAACCGATATCAATAGTTATGTTGAAACAGCTGAGAATGTAGAAACTCACGGTATTGCTGAAACATTTGTCAATATCGTTCCTAGCAATATTTTTACTGCTTTTATCGAAGGAGATATGTTAGCTATTATCTTTTTCTCTGTTTTATTTGGTTTTGCACTGACAGCAATAGGAGAAAGAGGAAAGCCAGTGTTAGCATTTTTCCAAGGTACAGCTGACGCTATGTTTTATATGACAAATCAAATTATGAAGTTTGCACCATTCGGTGTATTCGCGTTAATCGGAGTAACGATTTCTAAATTTGGTTTAGAATCACTCATTCCTCTAGGGAAATTAGTTATTACTGTTTATCTGACCATGGCGTTTTTCATTATTGTGGTACTAGGTATCGTTGCAAAAATGGCTGGGGTTAATATTTTCAAATTTATTCAGTTAATAAAAGATGAATTACTGCTTGCGTACTCTACAGCAAGTTCAGAAACAGTATTACCAAGAATTATGGAAAAAATGATTAAATTCGGCTGTCCAAGAGGGATTGCTTCATTTGTTATTCCAACGGGCTACTCATTTAATCTAGATGGTTCAACATTATATCAAGCATTAGCTGCCGTTTTCATTGCACAAATGTATGGAATTGACCTGTCACTATCACAGCAGATTTCTTTAATGCTAGTTCTTATGGTGACATCTAAAGGTATTGCTGGTGTACCAGGGGTATCATTCGTTGTACTATTGGCGACATTAGGAACAGTCGGAATTCCGATTGAAGGTTTAGCCTTTATTGCTGGTATCGATCGGATTTTAGATATGGCTAGAACAGCAGTAAATGTTGTAGGTAATTCACTTGCAGCAGTAGTGATTTCAAAATGGGAGGGAGAATTTAAGCCTAATTCTTCTTCTAAACAAGTTGCATAA
- a CDS encoding APC family permease, which yields MIAAIKRFLIGRPLKSTELGEQKLNKKKALAILSSDALSSVAYGPEQILLVLVTVSTVAFWYSIPIAIGVLFLLTALILSYRQIIFAYPHGGGAYVVSKENLGVNPGLIAGGSLLVDYILTVAVSVSAGTDAITSAFPNLHDYNVLIACILVIFLTILNLRGITESASVLAYPVYLFVLALFILIGVGINNILTGNVSPDLHSPIGTPVTGITLFLLLRAFASGSSALTGVEAISNAIPNFKDPGPKNAAKTLMAMGILLAILFSGIVYLAYYYGITPKAEETVVSQIAAETFGRNFMYYFIQGTTAMILVLAANTGYSAFPLLAFNLAKDKYIARMFTIRGDRLGYSNGIIFLGAASILLIIVFKGQTEQLIPLYAVGVFIPFTLSQTGMLVKWIREKPKGWIVKLVINFIGALISFLVMLTFFITKFGQVWSVLIFLPLLVIIFHRIKSHYLAVGNQLRITTCDPVKPIEGNVIIVPVAGITHVVENSLNYAKSLKADQIIAVYVSFERKDVKTFEEKWQKWQPDIRLVTLYSYYRSIIHPLKKFIDTVEHKANESNYRVTVLIPQFIPKKKWHNILHNQSSLLIRAVLLYRKDVIVTTVPYHLKE from the coding sequence ATGATAGCTGCGATTAAACGATTTTTAATTGGTCGACCACTTAAGTCAACCGAATTAGGGGAACAAAAACTTAATAAAAAGAAAGCTCTTGCCATTTTATCTTCTGATGCTTTATCGTCAGTCGCATATGGCCCTGAACAGATCTTACTTGTTTTAGTAACAGTAAGTACGGTTGCTTTTTGGTATTCAATCCCGATTGCTATTGGGGTGCTTTTCCTATTAACGGCTCTTATTTTGTCTTACCGACAAATTATTTTTGCCTATCCGCACGGAGGGGGAGCATATGTCGTTTCGAAGGAAAACCTTGGTGTCAATCCTGGGTTAATTGCAGGGGGGTCGTTATTAGTCGATTATATACTTACCGTAGCAGTAAGTGTATCTGCTGGAACGGATGCGATTACTTCTGCTTTTCCAAACTTACATGACTATAATGTCCTAATTGCATGTATTTTGGTTATCTTTTTAACGATTTTAAATTTAAGGGGAATAACAGAGTCAGCCTCTGTGTTAGCTTATCCAGTTTACTTATTTGTATTGGCGTTATTTATTCTGATTGGAGTAGGAATTAATAATATACTAACTGGCAATGTCTCACCAGATTTACATTCACCTATAGGCACACCAGTAACTGGTATTACCTTATTTTTGCTGCTAAGAGCTTTTGCATCTGGGAGTTCAGCATTAACTGGTGTTGAAGCCATTTCTAACGCTATTCCTAACTTTAAAGATCCCGGTCCGAAAAATGCTGCAAAAACATTAATGGCAATGGGGATTTTACTAGCTATCTTATTTTCGGGAATCGTTTATTTAGCTTATTACTATGGCATTACACCAAAAGCTGAGGAGACGGTTGTCTCACAAATTGCTGCAGAAACGTTTGGAAGAAATTTCATGTACTATTTCATACAGGGAACAACAGCTATGATCCTTGTACTTGCTGCGAATACCGGATATTCAGCATTTCCATTACTCGCCTTTAACCTTGCTAAGGATAAATATATTGCAAGGATGTTTACGATAAGAGGCGATCGTTTAGGGTATTCAAATGGAATTATTTTTCTAGGAGCCGCATCAATTCTGTTAATCATTGTTTTTAAAGGCCAAACAGAACAATTGATACCACTTTATGCTGTAGGAGTTTTTATACCTTTTACATTATCTCAGACCGGGATGCTCGTAAAATGGATTCGAGAAAAGCCTAAAGGCTGGATTGTTAAATTAGTGATCAATTTCATTGGTGCCTTAATTAGTTTTCTAGTTATGTTAACATTTTTTATCACCAAATTTGGTCAAGTATGGTCTGTTTTAATTTTCTTACCATTACTTGTTATCATCTTTCATCGGATTAAAAGTCATTATTTGGCGGTAGGAAACCAGCTAAGGATAACAACTTGTGATCCTGTTAAACCAATTGAAGGAAATGTCATTATTGTACCTGTAGCTGGAATCACTCATGTGGTTGAAAACTCGCTAAACTATGCAAAGTCTCTTAAGGCAGATCAAATTATTGCGGTGTATGTTTCCTTTGAAAGAAAAGATGTAAAAACATTTGAAGAAAAATGGCAAAAATGGCAGCCTGATATAAGATTAGTTACACTTTACTCTTATTACAGAAGTATTATCCATCCGTTAAAAAAGTTCATTGACACAGTAGAACATAAAGCAAACGAATCGAACTATCGGGTAACTGTATTGATACCGCAGTTCATTCCAAAGAAAAAATGGCATAATATTCTTCACAATCAGTCAAGTTTACTCATTCGTGCAGTACTTCTTTATAGAAAGGATGTTATTGTCACTACTGTTCCCTACCATCTTAAAGAATAA
- the secDF gene encoding protein translocase subunit SecDF, giving the protein MIKKNRIVAFLIFLVVFTSVMLTTSKDILNNIKLGLDLQGGFEILYEVNPAKEGQVIDEKALAATAEALDRRVNILGVSEPNIQIEGENRIRVQLAGVEDQNEAREILSTEANLSFRDANDRLMMDGTDLAEGGAEQTFDENGKPSVSIKLKSADKFRDVTEEIVKQAPNNVLVIWLDHEEGKDSFVEESTKSQPKYISAPVVSQVFNQDTVSIVGDFTLEEAQNLADILNAGALPVKLDEIYSTSVGASFGEQAMDKTVFAGIIGVLAVFVFMIAYYRFPGFIATITLTVYSYLTLLLFDWMNVVLTLPGIAALILGVGMAVDANIITYERIREEIKVGKSIQAAFKAGNQSSFSAVTDANLTTLLASAVLFFYGTSSVKGFATSLIIGILGSFITNVYLSRWLLGLWVNSRIFNNKPNWFGVKKKDIHHISESFDTLDLPTKFDRFDFVKHRRKFFAFSGAILVLGIILLFILRLNLGIDFTSGTRVELLSDSPLNTEMVASELEKLDLPTDDIVISGENNNSAVARFKGILSKSEIATLKDHFSDEFGAEPNVSSVTPTVGKELAKNALTALLIAIVGLIIFVTLRFELRMAVSAVIALLYATFFIIPFFSVTGLEVDITFIAALLTVVGYSINDTIVTFDRMRENMQRRRYLKKYEDIVEVVNTSLRQTLGRSVNTVLMVAITVISLLILGSEAIRPFSIALLVGLIVGTYSSIFIAAQLWVELKHKELKKKGVIKTFKEKRVYTDEPQV; this is encoded by the coding sequence ATGATTAAAAAAAATCGAATAGTTGCCTTTTTAATATTTCTTGTTGTCTTTACTAGTGTGATGCTAACAACATCAAAAGATATTTTAAATAATATTAAGCTCGGCTTGGATTTACAAGGTGGATTTGAGATCCTTTATGAAGTGAATCCTGCAAAAGAGGGACAAGTTATTGATGAAAAGGCACTTGCAGCTACCGCAGAAGCGCTTGATAGACGTGTAAATATTTTAGGTGTAAGCGAGCCGAATATCCAAATAGAAGGCGAAAACCGAATTCGTGTTCAATTAGCTGGTGTTGAAGACCAAAACGAAGCAAGGGAAATACTATCAACAGAGGCAAACCTCTCTTTCCGTGATGCAAATGATCGTCTCATGATGGATGGTACTGACTTAGCAGAAGGCGGTGCTGAACAAACTTTTGACGAGAATGGCAAACCAAGTGTTTCGATAAAGCTAAAAAGTGCCGATAAATTTCGTGATGTGACAGAAGAGATTGTGAAACAAGCTCCTAACAATGTATTAGTTATTTGGCTTGATCATGAAGAAGGTAAAGATTCATTTGTGGAAGAGAGTACAAAGTCACAACCAAAATATATTTCTGCTCCAGTTGTAAGTCAAGTATTTAATCAGGATACGGTATCAATTGTAGGGGATTTTACTCTAGAAGAAGCGCAAAATTTAGCAGATATTCTGAATGCAGGGGCACTGCCTGTTAAACTTGATGAAATCTACTCAACTTCAGTAGGTGCATCATTTGGTGAACAAGCAATGGATAAAACTGTATTTGCAGGCATTATTGGTGTACTAGCTGTTTTTGTCTTTATGATTGCTTATTACAGATTTCCAGGTTTTATTGCCACAATTACATTAACGGTTTATAGCTATTTGACTCTCCTATTATTTGATTGGATGAATGTCGTATTAACGTTACCAGGTATTGCAGCTCTTATTTTAGGTGTTGGTATGGCTGTAGATGCCAATATAATCACATATGAACGAATAAGAGAGGAAATCAAAGTCGGAAAATCCATACAAGCGGCATTCAAGGCAGGTAACCAAAGCTCTTTTTCAGCCGTTACAGATGCTAATTTAACGACACTTTTAGCTTCTGCTGTGCTATTCTTTTATGGAACAAGCTCAGTTAAAGGTTTTGCGACAAGTTTGATCATTGGGATTCTTGGAAGTTTTATCACAAATGTGTATCTTTCAAGATGGTTATTAGGTCTTTGGGTAAACAGCAGAATCTTTAATAATAAGCCTAACTGGTTTGGTGTCAAGAAAAAAGACATTCATCACATCTCAGAAAGCTTTGATACCCTTGATTTACCAACGAAATTTGATCGCTTTGATTTTGTGAAGCATCGTCGTAAGTTTTTTGCATTCTCAGGTGCTATATTGGTTTTAGGGATCATTCTTCTGTTCATACTTCGGTTGAATCTAGGTATTGATTTTACGAGTGGAACAAGAGTAGAATTGCTTTCTGACAGTCCTCTTAATACAGAGATGGTAGCTAGTGAGCTTGAAAAATTAGATCTGCCGACAGATGATATTGTTATTTCGGGAGAAAATAATAATTCAGCAGTGGCGCGTTTTAAAGGAATCTTGTCGAAATCCGAAATAGCCACTTTAAAAGATCACTTTAGTGATGAATTTGGAGCCGAACCTAATGTAAGCAGTGTTACACCGACTGTTGGGAAAGAGCTTGCTAAAAACGCGTTAACAGCACTACTTATTGCCATTGTCGGTTTAATCATTTTCGTCACATTACGTTTTGAACTGCGAATGGCTGTGTCGGCAGTAATCGCTCTCTTATATGCGACATTTTTCATTATTCCGTTCTTTAGTGTTACAGGTCTTGAAGTAGATATAACCTTTATTGCTGCCCTTTTAACCGTCGTTGGGTATTCAATAAACGATACGATCGTAACGTTTGACCGAATGCGTGAGAATATGCAAAGAAGAAGATATTTGAAAAAATATGAAGATATTGTTGAGGTTGTTAATACAAGTTTGCGCCAAACTTTAGGACGATCAGTAAACACTGTATTAATGGTTGCGATCACAGTAATCTCCTTACTCATTTTGGGAAGTGAGGCAATTCGACCATTCTCAATCGCCTTACTTGTTGGCTTAATCGTTGGAACATATTCTTCAATATTTATTGCTGCTCAATTATGGGTAGAGCTGAAACATAAAGAATTGAAGAAAAAAGGTGTTATTAAGACATTTAAGGAAAAACGTGTATATACAGATGAGCCGCAAGTATAA
- a CDS encoding manganese-dependent inorganic pyrophosphatase: MGKILVFGHKNPDTDTICSAIAYAELKNKLGQNAEPVRLGEVSGETQYALDTFKKAAPRLVEKVAGEAKEVILVDHNERQQSADDIDEVRVLEVIDHHRIANFETSDPLYYRAEPVGCTATILNKLYKENGVEIEKETAGLMLSAIISDSLLFKSPTCTQEDIDAAKELAEIADVDANTYGLEMLKAGADLSDKTVEQLISIDAKEFQMGSSKVEIGQVNAVDTNDVLVHKTELEAALSKVIADKGLDLFLFVVTDILTNDSVALAIGKEANKVEKAFNVTLDNNQATLKGVVSRKKQIVPVLTEAFTK; encoded by the coding sequence ATGGGAAAAATACTTGTTTTTGGTCATAAAAATCCGGATACAGATACAATCTGTTCTGCTATTGCGTACGCTGAGTTAAAAAACAAACTTGGCCAAAATGCTGAACCAGTCCGTTTAGGTGAAGTAAGTGGTGAAACACAATATGCACTTGATACCTTTAAAAAAGCTGCTCCACGCTTAGTAGAAAAAGTAGCAGGTGAAGCAAAAGAAGTTATTTTAGTTGACCATAACGAACGTCAACAAAGTGCAGATGATATTGATGAGGTTCGAGTTCTAGAAGTAATCGATCATCATCGTATTGCAAACTTTGAAACAAGTGATCCATTGTATTACCGTGCTGAGCCTGTTGGTTGTACAGCAACAATTCTTAACAAACTATATAAAGAAAATGGCGTTGAAATTGAGAAAGAAACAGCAGGATTAATGTTATCAGCGATCATCTCTGACTCATTATTATTCAAATCACCTACATGCACACAAGAAGATATCGATGCAGCGAAAGAGTTAGCAGAAATCGCTGACGTTGATGCGAATACATATGGCTTAGAAATGCTAAAAGCCGGTGCTGATTTAAGTGATAAAACAGTTGAACAATTAATCTCAATTGATGCAAAAGAATTCCAAATGGGTTCAAGCAAAGTAGAAATTGGACAAGTTAATGCAGTTGATACAAATGATGTCCTTGTTCATAAAACAGAATTAGAAGCAGCACTTTCTAAAGTAATTGCTGACAAAGGATTAGATCTATTCTTATTTGTTGTAACTGATATTTTAACGAATGATTCAGTTGCCCTTGCAATTGGAAAAGAAGCAAATAAAGTAGAGAAAGCTTTCAATGTTACACTAGATAATAATCAAGCAACACTTAAAGGTGTTGTATCACGTAAAAAACAAATCGTTCCTGTGTTAACAGAAGCGTTTACAAAATAA